The nucleotide window TGCTTTTGTTACTGATTTGTTTGTTTCACTTTCAGAAGATGGAGAGAGCAAATCTGAAAGTGAATCAGCAGGTGAACAGATGAGTTCCTCAGACATCCCTGTCACGCCCAAACCTATGTTCAGATCCTCTTCAACAATTTCTCTCAGTAAAGATTTTGGTACTCCAATTTTGGTAAGTCCCGACCAACATGCTTAGCATGctcaaattataatctaaaagCTAAAAGAATCTTTAGTTAGTAGAATGTTTATTCACtatcacctatcccttagacATACATATCATGCTAAAAATGAATATTACACTAGGAGATTTTGCATTAGTTACTATATAAAATACTGATTAATTCTTCAACATTATTATGTTTggatgaaaataaaatctaaaaggCACAACTTCTTTTGGACCTTTGTAAAAAGTTCACTCAGTGGCCATGATTAAAGGAAAGACCCTTCCTTCTTGGGCTCAATAATTTAAATCACTCTGTGTTTGGGTCACACTATTTTCAAGTCTGTCCTCTTGAGCTCTCTTTCACTTCACATTTATCACACCTTATCAGAACCTCATAGTGACATGCTAATGACTTGCACTGAAAACCGTACCGAGAGCATGAGAAAAAAACTCTGGGGATGAAGCTGAAGCTGTAGAGAGAGGACATATATGAGATAGGGTATTTTGAGACTGAACATTACTTGTGACAGTAATCATATTTGGATATATTCTGTGATGACTTTTTGTTTGGGCATCGACATATGGCTGgatgttattattattcttgATTCCTTATGTTCATTAAATCACGTCTGCTTATATTGGACTTTGTTGTTGAgtagtaaacaatttattatatatGTAAGTTAATCACAGTCCAAGCTTCACTCCACGCACCTGAAAGTGGATGATTATATACACAAAGACAAACACATGGCAAACAAACCCATGCTAACTTCAACCAGTAAAGACATTGCATTATTACATTAAGCAAATGGATGTTGCATTATAGTGTCCAGTATAGATGTTACACACCTTAAGGATTCTTATTCCTCTAATGTTGCCAGCATTGATGGATGAACCACCAGATCAGTTGTCTAAGGAACAAAATTGTTGGACTAggcccctcttttttttttactatagtgaTATTTCATAGCAATGGCTGGAAAAGGGCCATGACATCAATTTGCAAATTATACCGAACCGTGTATACAGATGACCATGTAGTTCTTATAGAATGAAATTTCTGTCCTAGTGTCTAGGGAATGAGATAgattgtttgaaatataaatgtttacacattttttgtttgtttttgacaGGTACGAGAGAAGATTCACCTTCCAGATGCAGCcaaatttggtaaaaatattgaAGAGCATATACCATTTGAAAATTTGCCCAACTCCACAGGAATATTTGATAAAATGAAAGACCTTTTAGAAGTGGTCAGaaaaaagatcaagaaataaCCAGAACTCTTTTTgtacttttagttgttttttgtttatataaattGCTTGTATAGAACTGATACTTATTTTGTGGCCACTGTCTTACAGAAAGGGTTGTACTGaaacaaattttgtttgttagatgCTACCAATGTGAACTTAAGTGGTATTCATGTAAACCAGTTATTTCCACCCAACATTGTAAATGGACTTGTTTCTTAGAATACAGTATATGTAGGATCACTTTGCCTTGAAGTGTTGACATTTTGaattcaaataaacaaaaatatatatatgtgtctaGTATTGTTCAGATTTAGCAACAATTCACTTTAGCAATTGGTTGATATTGATTGAACTACCAGTCCAGTGTTTGGAAGAAAAGTCTAGCTTGCATTTCGGTAATATGAAAGTTTCATGAATACACAATCATTTTATTCTTTGACTCTGGATATATGTTTGGATATATGTTTGAACACAGACAAGTATTTAAATTAGattgacccttttttttttcttgtgtaatGTATGGTCTAAGTAATTCTGTATATTAATAAGTCTATTTAGAAGTTGTCATTTTTGTGTTACAACCCAATGAAAATACTTATGGCTCTGGCAGTTGAAACATTTCAACTAAACAGtttatttcttcaattcttctttCCACTGACCAAAGTTACTTAATGtgtgttaaggaaaaagtttttaTAGAATATTCCCTTTCTACTGAGCTGAATTGATGATGAAATGTGTGCGTGTCAACTGATGTAATTATTATTGTCCAGCGTATTGAACAACCCATTTTGTGTTTGTGCAAGATTCCATCTTTTGGTTGACACAATTGTacagatttgttttttatataagcCATCTTGGTATTACTAGCATTAGTAAATTACCACTATTATGTACAGATATGgctgaaattatttattttttttaatccatttaATGTTAGTGTCACACTGGAGTTCAAGATATTTTAATATCTTTGAGAAATAGTTTCAGCATTTTTGCGTATTAATGTTAAAGATCACCATTCTGTCTACGTCACCTGCATTGCAAATTGCTCATTGACTGCCAAATGTTACACCAATCCCTATTCAGCCCACAATCTCTGGCGAGCGCATAACAACAGCTGTGAACACTATTGATTTTTGTATCTAGCAGAGGCAATGCTCATTTTGTGCGTTTGTACATTACACTAACATTAGATGCTGCAAACATCATCATGTTAGTTGGACCTGATGCAATGGCCATAGAAAAATTGTCACCCTGTGTTTGTCCATTGACTTTGATTCAGTGTAGGTCAAGCAATAGTgtcaaaacaaaatttgtttcaaCAAACTGTAAGACTTAATCTTCACTCTGATGTAAACTTGAGTTCATGTATTACACTGTTGTTATTGtatgctaacttttttttttcaaataaagtgTTGCCTGATTCTTAGTAAATGGGgttcaattctttttttataccagttctagaaaaaaaactttaaagagCTGTGGTCACAAATATTCAGTCTACTGTAGTCAGTTGTTACAATTTGGACTGTTATAGTagtgattctcaaactgttcatcacaaaaaaaataaaaataattttagttataACAAAATGAGCTGAggacacatttctttttgttattcCTTTTTAATATTTCTGTGTAGGTTTACTATTGACTTGAATTGTAATATTGAAAGAACAGAACATAAAATTATATACACATTGTGCatcaaataaaagttagttgtttgtttttttttgtcagcatCAGAAAACTACTAGTAAGGAAAACTGACCAGATTTAGCAACACAAGACTTGattgtttacaattttatttatagtttaaaaaaaaaacttatttacaCATTAACATAtggtacaaaaataaaatgtcttagTCAACTTTGTGGAGACATTACATTTTATACAATGAACCACAAGGGCCAGaatgatgtttttttaaatccaatacCCCCAATGTAATATACCAAATGTAAAAGTATTAAAACAATTAGATGAAaccttaataaataaaaaataataaagattgtATACTTTAATTGGTCGTCTTTGTATAGAGCAAAACCAACGGCATCTATCAACTCTGACACACCAGAATGGCACAAGAAGAGCACAGCTTTGATTGCTACCTCAATGGCACAAGAGCTACTAGTATAATAAATGGCAGCCAttgttaaaacaataaaaataaatgagattTTGTAGTCAATTGAACAAGGACAAGAGTTCCCACAGCACAAGAATAAGTTACAACTACTTACTGGAAGTGTAATGATAGTACGCATTATCAACACTTTTCAAAAACATTGTCTTTCTGAGATATATACAGCAAAGAAATGTCTTGGAATGACAAGAGGGGCATTAATAagaagagaaattagttaattatgctaatgtccctaaaaaaaaaaataaaatacgaaATTCGAATTTAAATATCCATCACCACAAAGAAACAAAGTTGGAGCTTCTTACTAACAGATTCCGTTCTATCCATCAAAAGAGTTActgacttagaaaaaaaaaacctgctgcAATGTCAAACTGGaggcatttaaaaaattggtattcaaaatataaaataaataagctGGCATTCGGTACAGTAATCCAAAGGATTAAACTATTATAAATCAATGTTTGTAATTAGAACTATTCACCATGAAGAAATGGTTTTCCTCCTTAAGATCTTTTAGCTTGACTGCAGCGTCTTGAAAAGAATGAGAAATCCCTCACAGCCACCAGGAAAACAAATTGTTTGATTCCTTTAGTTAACAGATGGAGCAGGGGGAGGAGTTGAACCGCCCTGAAATACAAAAGTAGGACTCAATTAAGTCTTGTTAGTTTACAGATGTTGAGGTGGTCATGTGCTTCGCTTCTGAACCCGGGGTCCTGgcttgaatctcagtgaagactggggaatttctagatctttagggcgcctctgagaccacccaggtctaatgggtacctgatattagttgggtaaaTGTAAAGGCAATTGGTTGTTGTGCCAcaggacaccctcgttaactgtaggccacataaacaaatgacctttgcatcacctgccctatagaatgcagggtctgaaatgggaactttactttttacttagtTAACAGATGGAGCAGGGGTAGAAGAATACAATACAAATGTATGACATActcaattaactctttctctccgttattatttgacacgttctgatggaatcaacattggtatcgtcagttaggagagaaagagttaatgaagtCTTGAGTTTCCCTAATCACATAATAAGGAATTATAAAGAAGGAAGAATGCAGCCTTTCATATGGATATGCAGACCCAAGTTTGACCTACACATTTTGTCATGatattagttcccctttcagaccttctggtctatagggcagatgatgttaaggtcatttgtttctgtggcctacggttaacaagggtgtcatgtggccagcaaaacgaccaaccgcctttacttttccccaactaatgtcaagtacccattagagctgggtggactcagaagtacccaaagatcccaaaattaaaaatcccagtcttcagcaggatttgaacccaagacccaggttcagaagccaagcgatttacctctcagccactgcgcctcatAAATATGATATTATACACTGACAAAGCTTTTTGTCTTTTGTGTCTGTTGTCAGGTACTATGTTAAGAAATTAATTACAATTGATAACTAAACTTCTGGACAGCCGAGTGGCAATTTTACATGAAATGTTCACCCAACTCTCATGGGTATCTGACATCAAGGTGGTGCgtcactgtgctggccacatgacaccctcattaacagaTGGGTTGTACACATCAGTCTCAGAAAATTGCAAGGTCTAAAGTGGTactattactttaaaaatatacactataaaaataatagaattatCTATTCTTAAAAAATCATACTAGAATGTGTTAATGCATTGGTAATGTCATAGAGAATCTAAGTTTTGCTACACAAAGAAATTGtttgaaaaacaataaaaaccttaatttttattttaaaaattgtacaaacaacatgatagcattaaaatgatttttaacaaATGCTAGCTTCCATTATTTGACTACGAAAAATGTCCCCTTTAAACCAAAATGAGAACATTTTTGATGCCTCGATTTCATTGGATCTTAACTTACCCCAGAAGGAGCAGGCTTTCCATCCCCCCTCAGCCTCAGTGTCTTAGGCCTCAACAAGAACAGCAGAGTGGCTACTACAAACCAGCCTAACATCAGGAGCATGTACCCTTCGGCACAGTTTGGTGCCTGGGGTGAGGTTGGTACTGAAAaggttaggtacaataaatgatCTGTGTGAACATTTGAAGGGTTGAGACGAACAGAGATATTGCAAAAAGAATAGGAacacaaaatgttttacaatgagttACGACAAGGTTCATATTTTTAAGCTTGAAATGCATGAAACAGTACACCTCTTTAGCTTCCTTAAATGTGTTCCAAATAAATGTTTGGATGTGTATGGGATTGAAGATGTAACCATTATTAGTTGACAGTTGTCAACTGCTAGCTTGCATGCCTAATATTACAAAACTAGCTTAGTAAtagttgttatgacatgattagaatttagtatttgtttcgggaataaggggaaagttttacttagcgacaagtgacgtgacagatctttaaaaaacaggAACTCTCTAGGCAACGCTTTAGAATCAAGACGTTTTCTTATTTACAGTAAGAATAAGATGAATTATATAGACGGCCAGTAATAGAGGACATCGGGCGATTCCCatattaagtattaaaagtgtttgtCGTTTCAACACCGGCGTCGACTTTATTTATCGATTGTTGGCCTTTCGTCTGTGTTATCTGTTACAGTATTGAGTTCAGGGTTACCTCCAGTTGGACTTAGTTACATTTTCAAGTACTAAACACTGCGGAAGagcataacataatacatatttCAGCAGAACAATCTGCCCCTGTCAAGTAGTTGTGTAAGGTCCCCCAtgggagtgtgtgtgagagagaattgcattgattgaaaaaaaaatattctcatgGACATTACTATTGTAATCCAAGTTATGGTTTGGATGTGTATGTGTAATGAAGATGCAACCATTTTTAGTTGACAGTTGACAACTGCTAGCTTATATGCCTATTATTACAAAACTAGCTTAGTAAAACTACATTTAGCAGAGCATTAAACTCAAACCCAGAGTCCAAATGCTTAACTATAATTACTAGTAATAGTTACATCTTCAATACCCAAACACACCCAAGCCTTAATTTGGAACACAATTAAGGAAGCCAGAGAGGTGTAGTATTTCATACATTTCAACTAGTATTGAAGTACAAAACTATTTTTCTTGAAACTAAGGAGTATTAACTTATAGTACAAGACTCAAGTATCTAAGTCATCTGATaacggtgaccggtcatttcatcccctggtcacttcattcccgatcatttcatccccaattaaatattttatatataaatatgattatgaagaatgctttttgacattttatgacttgttactaataCGTTTATAgagtttcctcttccactttgttttcttaatgagaaatcttattgtaaatctgggtgtatACTTAGCTATAGCACTTCTAAtggatgtgggggttgtaatatcataatattttccAGATCGAAGGCcaagtaaaaaatcatttgagagatagaagtgcgattagaataattatgatcatgccgctgataacttatcatcaaagaccaagttgtggtgcaagtagtggaaatcttttgagagatagaagtgcgattacaataattatgaccgtgccactgataacttatcatcaaaggccaaagtatggtgaaagtacgaccatgttttcactttattttatttttcaatcgctctttcttgaaaatgggtgcgccatttttagccttgaaataaggttttatttttttctaataaagacggagttcacccatcctcgtgatatcatgttgcctgtataagttttgttttaattccattaaacattaacgtgttacaattttgtcatttaaataaaatatgaatacattaaatattcctcatttcatgattttttaaattacaatttgttagataaaaatgatcagttgatgaaaatatcaggggatgaaatgaccaggtaTGAAGTGACCAgtagatgaaatgaccgggtaTGAAGTGACCAgtagatgaaatgaccggggatgaagtgaccaggggatgaaatgacagtgAACCCTGATTACACCATCTAATAGTATAACAGAGTATGAACACTATGGTCGTCTTATCTCTAGCTAAAAATAACTATATTTTATGCAATCAATTCATCTAACACTATTTCTCTTGCTAAATGTTAAAATGTACTTACAGTTGTCACAGCCATTGTCAGTGCAAACATTCTGGGAGTCTCGCAACTGTAAAATATAAAGCATTATAATGTTAATCATAGCATTCAAATCTCTTAACTGAGCCTATAGTATTCATATTTACAAGACCTACAGTTTAATCTTCCTAAACAAAGCTTCCTAGTCAGATTTGACTTTCTCAATATAATTGTACATATCCACTAATGTTTAGCCCATACTTGGGCTTAGTCTAATCACTAATCTCATTTGTGGCATCCATTACAGCACAAGCCTCTTAACCAAATAGATCAGATTAAGTTATCATCACATAATTtatgtaaggaaaaaaaaaacatacagaaaatgaaaatctgTCAAGCAACCTATTAAAGAACTATTCACATGGAACAGACCAAGAGTGTAAAAGTTTGTCATCAGATTTAGtaagaaaatggagaaaaaaaaaaagggggcagCTTCTAGAAGTGATCAGAGCAAAGTATGACaatgaaagaaaatttaaaaaaaaaaaaaaaaaaaacattaaaaaaaatgacaatacctacattattaaacttaaaatataatctaataattaacacaaaaaaaaatatatatatttaattcaaTTCGGGTATCCAACCAGTGACACCATCAGTTGCTTGAATATACAATTTATCTGATTCGGCCAGCGGGCAAGGCATACTTGTGTGATTATTTATTGGTGTGTTCATTATATGAACATCTAGTTCTAACACTAGAAAgttctgatttagatctagtctagatatagaataatcTAGGTtaccccagacttgctgatctccgtctcgacaggtctgggaaacccaaaattctcgacctgtatggcgacatttatgcactacgcaagacagcagggtttctgtccagggcttttgcaagagaggatttgaccctctcaagccctcactctaatggagtttgatgatgaggTTATCTATgttagatttatgtaaaaatatctgttagatttatgtaaaaatattgaataattccaatgataggcctttaaatctagaattagaagACAATTCATGAGCAAAATAAtcctaaatattaatttatgtactaTATCAACAATGCCTTACATTCAGAAATTCCCGAAtatgatagtcctttcaaaactgatgttggatctagacctagatttggtctctagccaaattgacatttaattattttttactttgagaaATTATAAagttcaaactagagttttccccttttctcagcgatgtacatcaaatgttaaatttctaggaaaatcgttagagcagtATTCGAGAATCGCGACCACCCAGGCTCCATGAagaagtgacttgaatagaggtactGTAAAAATACTGGCTTAAGCTTATGCCCAGGACACTTGTGGTAGTCtaatagagagaaagaataaaGTTTGACTAGATCCTTTTCAGacgattttaaacaaatattttctggCATAAGCCTCATCCTCTTTAACTAGAAGATTCATTACTTGTACATACCAAATTCAAGAGTCGACGCATTACATTTTCATGTTGAAATGCATCAATACATTCACAGGGATCAAACTCAGCCATCTCTGTCACTTGAATGTGGTTTGATTACTTGTGAGCTGTAGAAAAATTACATAGTTTATTCATAGGAAGTAAAGCTGTTAAGCTAtttctaattaattattaatcttAAGCGGGTCGCGGTGGCAGAGTAGTTAGgcacttggcttttgaaccatTGTATCCTGAATTCGAATATCGGCTgcgactggaattttgaattttgggatttttcgggtacccctgagtccacctaactctaatgagtacctgactttagttggggaaagtaaaggaggttggttgttgtactggccacatgacaccacgctagttaaccgttggccaaagaaacagatgacctgaacatcatctgccctatagatctctaggcatgaaagaggaactttactttttttatattaatctaAAGTATTGAACTTTgtgttactattattattatatttttacttcaagcataattttaaatctaacaAGTATGGATGTAACAGATAATCTTTTGTTATTCATGTTTTTAGCAgtgttgattcttttttttttattgtgccaaattgttgattaaaaaaaaaacaggacaagaaactttttaaaaaaataattcagtaatgttttgaccaaaaaaagatattatatatgtatataatatatcaaCGTAAAAGAGTGATGCTCCTCTTTGGACACTAGCACATAATATATAAACACTTTAAACAGCAACAACGGTATAGATGGACCTGGCCATGTTTTGATGGTCCAGGGTTTGCACCCTGCACACCCCTATCCTGaatcctgagggaggtttgaattaaaaaagaacacccgaaaacaaacaaatagcattaccagaaaaacaaaaatggttaACTTGACCAACTTACTGACTAACCTATCAGTAGTTCTACCCCTAAGGCCTAATTGACCTTAACTATTGTCTGTtgctattaaatattattaattaataatgataaaaaacTAACTTGACTAACTTTATTCAACTATTCTAtgtctatattattttattatgtataGTGTCAGTGACAGTATACTcagtatagatctaattatattagatttttatatctattactattattattatataagaatgctattctagatctaagcaaGTTAGTAGTGAGATATAGTTCTAGTCTAATTCTtctatagttattattattatattatactcTAAACTAGGCATAATCTACAATCTAGATGGGTAATAATAGTAGATATTATAAGTGTATACTGCCTGGCCAATCAAGTTCTTTTAGTTTCAGTGGTCCAACAGTAGCCTATAGGCtcatgacatatatatatatatatatatatatatatatatatatatatatatatatatatatatatatatatatatatatatatatatatatatatatatatatataatatatattatatatatgttgcTATATGATAAACCTGCACCCAAAAGCAGTACCATCATTTAGAATCTAGTCTCTAGAAATCTAATCTATCTTATCTTGTGACGTTACACCAACTAAACCTAATTAATTCAGTATAATCAAGCCTACGCCCTAGTGCCCTATACAGGTATTACAGGCTAATGCCCCTACTGGCCAACTCACAAACCAAACTTGACTACCGATTTCTATAGTctataattgtataattatattatattctagattataatatactaatacattttaataatatagcATAGGCATAGAGAGTATGCCTGGCATACTCATAGAGGTATTATTATacaagactagatctatatatttatttaaatttattatttttaattttaactctCACACTAGACTACTAGTCACACTAGtgacactactactactagtactgaGACCAGAGAATTTCTAaaactagactctagagtagtctagagtAGAGTTAGAGACTAGAGTTAGAGAgataatgataatgattatcattatcatcattatgaTAAGATAAAGATCTCTCTAGTATCTCTACgctagactctagactctagactgtcTTGTGTCTAGAGTACTAGAGTTCAGTTACTGAGTCTAGAGTCTACTTAACTAGTCTAGTGTAACTAGACTGTGACTGTCACTTAGATATCTGATCTACTAGTCTTAGACCTAAatttaatttgatcaaaataaaaGGTAAACTAGCAAGTAAGACTAACAACCACTTACATTCGCTGTCTATTCCTAAATCCAGTCTAGAGGTCTAGTTACTAAAGTTAGTAAACAATGATAGGATGTGTTCCGGAAGTCTTAATTAACACGTCATCTGACATGCGCGTCTCCAAAAAATGCGGATGTAACTGTGGACTAAAATGAATGGATCAACGTCAGGAAACTGTCATATCCTATCAAAATAATGTAGAAATCATGCTACCCCTGACAAATTTGAAGTCGATATCTTACCATATTAAGCTAATGAAGCAATTATTGGGTAGACTAAGTGCCCCATTAATAATAGTAAAGGCAACTGTATGAcatcaatgtttataaataaagcagtggttctcaccacaCTTTTGTATGACTCTGAGACTCTATCGAACGCTTCCAATGCATGATCAAATGTGCTTTCGCTCCATAATGGGAATACGCTGGCAaaactacattacaaataactatgttaaatcactacatttagaaagccttcaggatagaagatataagtaacgtctgtattatataagataagatgttctgctggaggccggcgtggaaagtgtagaagcactaattaccaTTCGACAAATTTGCTAGGCCGGACACTTATACGCATCGGGGACggccgcatgccaaaggcgatctttttTGGCGAGCCTAAAGAAGAACtccgtaacagaggtgcccccagGTAAgagctataaagatcaactcatgcgccatttcgccctcactggaaAGTGAGATCTCTCACAAAAGCCGCGTAACACACACACTTGAGAGTTGAGACCCGAAGAAAAACCCTTTTTGAAGACAGGTGTAGAAGACGAAAGAACTacttaaatagacccccagCTTTGCCTGCATCAGATGTgtaaaaatatgcaggtcgcagttgggttttgcatagtcatgtgaaacactgcacgcATCCTCaatcttcggaattgaagacattgtcATTTTTATAATAGGCTTGTAATAAAAATTGTCATGGTAATAGGGTTACCTGACCTGAATAGGCCCAAATGCAAAGGAAAACAAAGACCAGACCTACAAAACAGGACAAACCATATGGGataaacacacaaatacacacagataagaaaaagaaaaatgcatgacgcaacaacaacaaaacgcCAACATTAAGTATCAAAATATATTACTCAGACCATAGACACTTAAAGTAGTCTTTGTTCA belongs to Biomphalaria glabrata chromosome 12, xgBioGlab47.1, whole genome shotgun sequence and includes:
- the LOC106055872 gene encoding small integral membrane protein 14-like — protein: MAEFDPCECIDAFQHENVMRRLLNLLRDSQNVCTDNGCDNLPTSPQAPNCAEGYMLLMLGWFVVATLLFLLRPKTLRLRGDGKPAPSGGGSTPPPAPSVN